One Rossellomorea aquimaris DNA window includes the following coding sequences:
- a CDS encoding dipeptide epimerase: MIIKKINLYAIRLPLKEPFIVSYHTYDDMPSIIVELETDEGIIGYGESVADEHVTGETWESTFQVLKYTLAPALIGRDPFQIEKIHELMDQAIYNAPAAKAAIDIACYDIMGKALDQPVYQLLGGRYHESFPLTHVLSITEPAQMAEEAARMIEAGFASLKMKVGTAIDQDIERIRAVRERVGHNVPIRVDVNQGWMNSSRTLKAIRFLEELGIDWLEQPVAADDIEGMVRIKSMTTLPLMIDEGLKGTREMRDIIQKQAADKVNIKLMKCGGIYPAVKLTHMAEMAGMECQVGSMVESSIASAAGFHVAFSKKAITSVELTGPIKFSKDIGDLQYDIPFIRLKEKSGLGVKVDKGILKELTRYTSDIE, translated from the coding sequence ATGATCATAAAGAAAATCAATTTGTATGCCATAAGACTTCCGCTTAAAGAGCCTTTCATTGTCAGTTATCATACGTACGATGACATGCCTTCCATTATCGTCGAGTTGGAGACGGATGAGGGGATCATCGGGTATGGCGAATCCGTTGCTGATGAGCATGTGACCGGGGAGACATGGGAAAGTACCTTCCAGGTGCTCAAATATACGCTTGCCCCGGCATTGATCGGCCGCGACCCTTTTCAAATCGAGAAGATCCATGAACTGATGGATCAAGCGATCTACAACGCTCCTGCTGCTAAGGCGGCCATTGATATCGCCTGTTACGACATTATGGGAAAAGCATTGGACCAGCCGGTTTATCAGCTGTTGGGCGGACGCTACCATGAATCGTTTCCCTTGACCCACGTGTTAAGTATAACAGAGCCGGCGCAAATGGCAGAGGAAGCGGCCAGGATGATTGAAGCGGGTTTCGCATCACTTAAGATGAAGGTCGGGACAGCTATCGACCAGGATATTGAGCGGATCAGGGCGGTCCGGGAACGAGTGGGCCATAATGTACCGATCCGGGTAGACGTGAACCAGGGATGGATGAACAGCAGTCGTACTTTGAAGGCCATTCGCTTTCTTGAAGAACTGGGCATCGATTGGCTCGAGCAGCCTGTAGCAGCCGATGATATCGAAGGCATGGTCAGGATCAAGTCGATGACCACTCTCCCTCTGATGATTGACGAAGGTTTAAAGGGAACACGTGAGATGCGTGATATCATCCAAAAGCAGGCAGCGGATAAAGTGAATATTAAATTGATGAAATGCGGAGGAATTTATCCTGCAGTCAAGCTCACTCACATGGCCGAGATGGCGGGGATGGAATGCCAGGTAGGGTCGATGGTGGAATCATCTATCGCTTCAGCGGCTGGATTCCACGTCGCGTTTTCCAAAAAAGCGATCACGAGTGTAGAATTGACTGGTCCGATTAAGTTTTCCAAGGATATCGGGGATCTCCAATATGATATTCCATTCATCCGCCTGAAGGAAAAATCGGGACTTGGGGTGAAAGTGGATAAAGGGATATTGAAAGAATTGACCCGTTATACAAGTGACATAGAGTAA
- the nhaC gene encoding Na+/H+ antiporter NhaC, with product MKKKEMSFGLAIIPLLVMITVMAITIVVLEQGPHIPLIIGTTTAALVAWFAGFKWKEIEEAMYKGIRLALPAVVIIMLVGLTIGAWIGGGVVATMIYYGLKMITPSLFLLSIAVICAIVSLAIGSSWSTMGTIGVAGMGIGMSMGIPAPMIAGAIISGAYFGDKMSPLSDTTNLASGLTNTNLFVHIRHMLYTTIPGFVIALLVYSYLGRDFGKNGVDTAEIEGTIGVLQNSFVVSPFLLIVPLLVIVLVARKVPAIPALIVGIVLGVGAQVFIQGDSFADAVSALQSGYVIETGNTMVDDLFSRGGLDSMMYTVSMTIVAMTFGGILEHTGMLSAIVNQILKVTKTAKGLVASTVVSCFATNASCSEQYISVVVPSRMYANAYKEKGLHSKNLSRALEDGGTLTSVFIPWNTCGVFILGTLGVHAFEYAPYAVLNFVVPVISIIYSFTGFTIEKLSETEMKAAEQEDATISS from the coding sequence ATGAAGAAGAAGGAAATGTCTTTTGGGTTGGCGATCATTCCGCTCCTCGTCATGATCACGGTCATGGCCATTACGATCGTGGTGTTGGAGCAGGGGCCGCACATCCCGCTTATCATTGGGACGACCACGGCAGCGCTTGTTGCCTGGTTTGCCGGGTTCAAGTGGAAAGAGATTGAGGAGGCGATGTATAAGGGGATTCGCCTTGCACTTCCGGCCGTTGTCATTATTATGCTGGTCGGACTGACGATCGGTGCCTGGATTGGAGGGGGCGTTGTGGCGACAATGATTTATTACGGGTTGAAAATGATCACTCCATCCCTTTTTCTCCTGTCCATTGCGGTGATCTGCGCGATTGTCTCCCTTGCCATCGGGAGCTCGTGGTCGACGATGGGGACGATCGGGGTGGCCGGCATGGGAATCGGGATGAGCATGGGGATCCCAGCTCCGATGATAGCCGGTGCCATCATTTCAGGGGCTTATTTCGGTGATAAAATGTCGCCGTTGTCGGATACGACGAACCTTGCTTCGGGACTGACCAACACCAATCTGTTTGTACATATCCGGCATATGCTATACACGACCATTCCTGGGTTTGTCATCGCCCTTCTAGTATATTCCTATCTCGGTAGGGATTTTGGAAAGAACGGGGTCGATACGGCAGAAATCGAGGGAACGATCGGCGTTCTACAGAACAGCTTTGTCGTGTCACCTTTTCTTTTGATTGTGCCGCTTCTTGTCATTGTGCTCGTAGCGCGAAAGGTTCCGGCCATCCCAGCCTTGATAGTGGGAATTGTCCTGGGGGTTGGAGCTCAGGTATTTATTCAGGGTGATTCGTTTGCAGATGCGGTTTCAGCCCTGCAAAGCGGGTATGTGATTGAAACGGGGAATACGATGGTGGATGATTTATTTTCCCGGGGCGGACTTGATTCGATGATGTACACAGTATCCATGACGATCGTTGCCATGACCTTCGGGGGGATCCTCGAGCATACGGGCATGCTGTCGGCGATTGTCAATCAGATCCTGAAGGTGACCAAAACAGCTAAGGGTCTTGTGGCGTCCACTGTCGTTTCGTGCTTTGCCACCAATGCTTCCTGTTCAGAACAGTATATTTCGGTAGTCGTTCCTTCCCGAATGTATGCCAATGCTTATAAAGAAAAAGGACTGCATTCGAAGAATCTGTCCCGGGCTCTGGAGGATGGCGGGACGTTGACGTCGGTTTTCATCCCATGGAACACGTGCGGGGTGTTCATATTGGGGACTCTCGGTGTTCATGCATTTGAGTACGCCCCTTATGCAGTACTGAATTTCGTTGTACCGGTCATTTCCATTATCTACTCATTTACCGGCTTCACCATTGAAAAGCTGAGTGAGACGGAAATGAAGGCAGCGGAACAGGAGGATGCGACGATCTCCTCCTGA
- a CDS encoding GNAT family N-acetyltransferase: protein MEQLFEGVLEKTDEPYTVRVLGREHLRQILDLQETVVEELNEKSSLQPLSQEEFIYILEGNGLMIGAFTRSGLIAFRALLIPPIDDEHLGHDIGLAAEELPQVIYQEISVVHPVYRGNRLQQTLAYLIMDEMKNLDQTFTYVACTVAPFNIPSMKDKFKQGMQIKALKHKYNQQLRYIFVKRLDGKGEREIYKVEIVPIADVFKQQEILKAGWRGISLESDDSVVYGKG from the coding sequence ATGGAGCAACTATTCGAAGGCGTTTTGGAAAAGACAGACGAACCTTATACAGTGCGTGTGTTGGGGAGGGAGCATTTACGGCAAATACTCGATCTGCAGGAGACCGTGGTGGAGGAGCTCAATGAAAAATCGTCTCTTCAGCCCCTGAGTCAAGAGGAATTCATTTATATACTGGAGGGGAATGGACTGATGATTGGTGCCTTCACAAGGAGTGGACTCATCGCTTTCCGCGCTTTGTTGATCCCTCCCATAGATGATGAGCATCTTGGCCATGATATCGGGTTGGCCGCTGAGGAGCTTCCACAGGTCATCTATCAGGAAATATCGGTCGTACATCCGGTGTACAGAGGGAACCGCCTCCAGCAGACATTGGCGTACCTGATCATGGATGAAATGAAGAACTTAGACCAGACCTTCACCTATGTCGCCTGCACTGTCGCTCCCTTCAATATTCCAAGCATGAAAGACAAATTCAAACAAGGCATGCAAATCAAAGCCCTGAAACACAAATACAACCAGCAACTGCGCTACATCTTCGTCAAACGACTTGATGGCAAAGGTGAAAGAGAGATTTACAAAGTGGAGATAGTACCGATAGCTGATGTCTTTAAACAGCAGGAAATTCTAAAAGCTGGATGGCGTGGAATATCACTCGAATCAGATGACAGTGTTGTATACGGGAAGGGATAA
- a CDS encoding glycoside hydrolase family 1 protein, with protein sequence MMKFPDGFLWGAASSGPQMEGAGSSGGKAQNVWDYWFQKEPVRFFQQIGPEETSGFYAHYKEDIDTMKQTGFNSFRTSISWARLLPDGIQVNEEAVAFYRNVFKRLSESGIKPIVNLFHFDMPFRLYEKGGWDNREVVDEFEFYAKVAFERFGDLVEVWVTFNEPIVPIEMGYLNDKHLPGVFDLNRAFQAGYHTLMAHVKAVRAFKDRNHRGKIGIILNLTPSYPRSDKPKDLEAAMWADVLYNRSFLDPVVKGEFPEELLSFIEQEHIHVRHFPGDFQLLKDSPVDFLGVNYYQPRRVQAGAPASTNTLDHYFEPYQWDGAKMNPHRGWEIYEKGIYDIALTIRDQYGNIPWYIAENGMGVEGESRFRDSSGMIQDSYRIEFMSNHLKWLHKGIEEGSNCYGYHVWTFIDNWSWLNEYKNRYGLVELDLKTGRRYKKKSAGWFKALAESNQLPDLG encoded by the coding sequence ATGATGAAATTTCCTGATGGTTTTTTATGGGGAGCGGCTTCTTCGGGACCCCAGATGGAGGGAGCGGGAAGTAGTGGAGGAAAGGCTCAAAATGTTTGGGATTATTGGTTTCAGAAGGAACCTGTACGTTTCTTTCAGCAGATAGGACCGGAAGAGACTTCAGGCTTTTATGCTCACTATAAAGAAGACATAGACACTATGAAGCAAACGGGCTTTAATTCCTTTCGAACCTCGATATCTTGGGCGCGGTTATTACCTGATGGCATTCAAGTGAATGAAGAGGCGGTTGCCTTTTATAGGAATGTATTTAAGAGGCTTAGTGAAAGTGGTATTAAGCCGATTGTTAATTTGTTTCATTTCGATATGCCCTTTCGATTGTACGAGAAAGGCGGTTGGGACAATCGGGAAGTTGTCGATGAGTTTGAGTTTTACGCTAAGGTGGCATTTGAACGATTTGGAGATCTTGTTGAGGTATGGGTCACATTTAATGAACCCATTGTACCCATTGAAATGGGTTATTTAAATGATAAGCATCTACCGGGAGTGTTCGATCTCAATCGAGCATTTCAGGCTGGATATCATACGTTGATGGCCCATGTGAAAGCAGTAAGGGCATTTAAGGACAGGAACCATCGGGGGAAAATAGGTATCATTTTAAACTTAACGCCAAGTTATCCCCGCTCAGATAAACCTAAAGACTTGGAAGCAGCTATGTGGGCCGATGTGCTGTATAATCGGAGCTTTTTAGATCCGGTTGTTAAGGGTGAGTTCCCGGAAGAGTTGTTGTCCTTCATAGAACAAGAACACATTCACGTCCGTCATTTTCCTGGAGACTTCCAACTATTGAAAGATTCCCCCGTGGACTTTCTTGGTGTTAATTATTATCAACCACGAAGGGTACAGGCAGGGGCACCTGCTTCGACAAACACACTTGATCACTATTTCGAACCGTATCAATGGGACGGAGCGAAAATGAATCCACATCGCGGCTGGGAAATATACGAAAAGGGCATTTATGATATTGCCCTGACGATAAGAGACCAATATGGAAACATCCCCTGGTATATAGCGGAGAATGGGATGGGAGTGGAGGGTGAATCAAGGTTTAGAGATTCATCAGGGATGATTCAGGATTCCTACCGGATTGAATTCATGAGCAATCATCTAAAATGGCTTCACAAAGGAATCGAAGAAGGATCAAATTGTTATGGGTATCATGTATGGACCTTCATTGATAACTGGTCTTGGCTAAATGAGTACAAGAATAGGTATGGACTCGTTGAACTGGATTTGAAGACCGGGAGAAGGTATAAGAAAAAAAGTGCAGGCTGGTTTAAGGCACTTGCCGAGTCAAATCAGCTTCCGGATTTAGGGTGA
- a CDS encoding ROK family protein, whose translation MAFILTIDIGGTYIKLALISIRGQLVEKEEVSTPQLFDEFSDVIDEYYKRMNKNYSLIGITISSPGSVTDTGHVLGYSAVPFVHEHNLKQLLGKRYCLPVAMENDANCAALSELWKGAARECETFACIVCGTGIGGALIINKKLFKGANLHGGEFGYSILASDIHENVYETWSELGSSSAISRRLKHQAPYDDGWTGPMVFEQAGKNHEGAQKSLDSFFYTLAIGIFNIQYILDPEKILVGGGITRQPDFLEELESRMDKILDAKPIAKVRPSISLCHYLDEAQLVGAAYVWLEEYRKGDLHV comes from the coding sequence ATGGCGTTTATATTAACCATTGATATAGGCGGCACCTATATTAAGCTTGCGCTGATTTCTATTAGAGGTCAGTTAGTGGAAAAAGAAGAAGTATCAACCCCTCAATTATTCGATGAATTTAGTGACGTAATCGATGAGTATTATAAGCGCATGAACAAGAATTATTCCTTGATTGGCATAACCATTAGCAGTCCGGGAAGTGTGACGGATACAGGGCATGTCTTAGGTTATAGTGCGGTGCCGTTTGTTCATGAGCATAATCTCAAGCAGTTGCTCGGTAAGAGATATTGTTTGCCGGTGGCCATGGAGAATGATGCCAATTGTGCTGCCCTTTCAGAGCTTTGGAAAGGGGCGGCAAGAGAATGTGAAACGTTCGCCTGTATCGTATGTGGTACGGGAATAGGTGGGGCTCTTATAATTAACAAGAAACTCTTCAAGGGAGCCAATCTTCATGGAGGCGAATTTGGATACTCGATTTTAGCAAGTGACATTCATGAAAATGTTTATGAGACATGGAGTGAGCTGGGTTCGTCCTCAGCCATTTCAAGAAGGCTGAAGCATCAAGCCCCTTATGACGATGGATGGACAGGGCCCATGGTATTTGAACAAGCTGGAAAGAACCATGAAGGAGCTCAGAAATCATTAGATTCTTTTTTTTATACTCTGGCGATCGGAATCTTCAACATCCAGTACATATTGGATCCTGAGAAGATTTTGGTAGGGGGAGGAATTACCAGACAGCCTGATTTTTTAGAGGAACTGGAATCCAGAATGGACAAGATATTGGATGCAAAGCCTATTGCTAAGGTACGGCCTTCCATCTCTTTGTGTCACTATCTGGATGAAGCTCAATTAGTAGGGGCTGCTTATGTGTGGTTGGAAGAATACAGAAAGGGGGATCTTCATGTTTAG
- a CDS encoding transcriptional regulator yields MKTKIALVGSKDFTHHVATAIAPDLPDIDIIPYVYTEPTEASKLLTSITPCDALLFSGALPYFFSKEAWNSITIPVLYLEQDETALVTSLLYILHHHGIQPQRVSIDLMDTSIIDHVASDLHLKNPPRHVMDCKERLPHHFDIREFTEFHRHLYESGETKLALTSIHAVYDQLIQLDIPCMRMIDPTKSVIRTIHEAVSQAELSKRKAATIAAATISLHDERNHLPLESLAHLMKGNLQSEEDSYIIYSNRGSIEAFLETDEFSILFENGYSIHIGFGYGDTGQQARANAEAALSFAEQNKADSCAFILNEEKELSGPYPAQTRKQQLKNNHPNSLTLAKQLKMSPANLSKLIQFQQSRSSREFTAAELADYLQITRRSSERILKKLVDNGAAKITGEEMTYSQGRPRAIYELTFPIY; encoded by the coding sequence ATGAAAACGAAAATCGCCCTGGTCGGTTCAAAGGATTTCACCCATCATGTGGCAACTGCCATTGCGCCTGACCTTCCCGACATTGACATAATTCCCTACGTCTACACAGAACCCACGGAAGCAAGCAAGCTGCTGACATCTATCACTCCATGCGATGCGCTATTATTTTCCGGGGCGCTGCCATACTTTTTTTCAAAAGAGGCATGGAACTCCATTACCATTCCTGTTCTTTACCTTGAGCAGGATGAAACTGCGCTGGTCACCTCTTTACTATATATCCTGCACCATCACGGTATACAGCCCCAGAGGGTATCGATTGATTTGATGGATACCTCCATCATCGATCATGTTGCATCGGACCTGCATCTCAAGAATCCGCCCCGCCATGTGATGGACTGTAAGGAACGCCTGCCCCACCACTTCGACATCAGAGAATTCACGGAATTTCACAGACACCTATATGAATCAGGTGAGACGAAGCTTGCCTTGACGAGCATCCATGCGGTGTATGATCAGCTGATTCAATTGGATATTCCCTGCATGAGAATGATTGATCCAACAAAGTCGGTTATACGTACGATCCATGAAGCAGTTTCCCAAGCAGAGCTGTCTAAAAGAAAAGCAGCCACGATCGCAGCTGCCACTATTTCCTTACATGATGAAAGAAACCATCTTCCTCTTGAATCCCTGGCCCACCTGATGAAAGGGAATCTCCAGAGTGAGGAAGATTCCTATATAATCTACAGCAATAGAGGAAGCATCGAAGCTTTCCTGGAAACCGATGAATTCTCCATTTTATTCGAGAATGGATATAGCATTCACATCGGATTCGGTTATGGAGACACCGGACAACAGGCAAGGGCAAACGCAGAGGCAGCTCTGTCATTTGCAGAACAGAACAAGGCCGATAGCTGCGCTTTTATCTTAAATGAAGAAAAAGAACTGTCCGGTCCTTACCCTGCACAAACGAGAAAGCAACAATTGAAGAATAATCATCCCAACTCGCTGACACTTGCGAAACAATTGAAAATGAGCCCTGCCAATTTGTCCAAGCTCATTCAATTCCAACAATCCCGTTCCTCCCGGGAGTTCACGGCTGCAGAGCTGGCGGATTACCTTCAAATCACACGGCGCTCATCGGAACGGATCTTAAAGAAGCTGGTCGACAACGGGGCAGCCAAAATCACCGGAGAAGAAATGACCTATTCCCAAGGAAGGCCCCGAGCCATCTATGAATTGACCTTCCCCATCTATTGA
- a CDS encoding discoidin domain-containing protein has protein sequence MKNGYKRIVSSLMFLMLFLFPMAVMAEGPTSSHWFPEGLLEWSPDQDPDAAYNRSMVPLANRVESSEGTDSARVVALSALNPHTSGVPSQGGEAFYANTFAFWQYVDVMVYWAGSSGEGIIVPPSADVIDASHRNGVPILGNVFFPPKVYGGKEEWVDQMLTQREDGSFPAADKLLEVAEYYGFDGWFINQETEGGDEEQAEKMQEFLIYLQDHKPKDFEIMWYDSMVKSGEIDWQNYLTDKNTYFLQDEGQRVSDSMFLNFWWRGESQERSYEKALEIRRSPYDLYSGIDVEANGTETSVNWDNLFKEDGSPWTSLGIYRPDWAFKSSSAMNEFYQKEEAFWTGDPEVNWPGISSHFSEKTTIQSLPFTTNFNTGSGEFFAVDGEKLSEREWNNRSLQDILPTWRWKVEGEGELLDPTFDWSTSYYGGSSLKVQGTRDENSKTTLSLYETDVEITKDTEFSITYKADEKKPEMDIQLDFDHDKTSLLKVKKKSRGDWVTQTFNLTKFKGRQLSSVSLHFDKVKKPEDYEIHIGEMKIYNDKDEKDKPQKPTGLKVSQLDFVDGLYADVRLSWKKVDKVKHYEVYRIHSDGSKEWVGSTPNHVLALNDLKRDGKEVSTSYEVVSVSEELVRGEGSVVTMDWPAYPKPEADFTVDQTVIRPGDKIQFFSEASEVTEEWEWQFEGGQPGVSSEENPVVQYPEEGLFSVTLTARNTSGEDVMTKQAYIFVSEDADAIENVALDKATESSGACAPSEAADKAVDGVVENNSKWCALGTDQWMVVDLEDTYHLSKFIVKHAEAGGESPAFNTKSFVIETSMDGETWEENVSVDDNRASVTEHTIPVTEARFVRLSINEPTQTGDQAARIFELEVHGY, from the coding sequence ATGAAGAATGGTTATAAGAGAATTGTTAGTAGTCTCATGTTTCTTATGTTGTTTTTATTTCCTATGGCAGTAATGGCGGAAGGCCCCACTTCTTCTCATTGGTTTCCGGAGGGGCTGCTAGAATGGTCTCCTGATCAGGATCCGGACGCAGCCTACAACCGGTCCATGGTTCCTCTGGCGAATCGGGTAGAGTCAAGTGAAGGTACCGACTCTGCACGTGTTGTAGCTTTATCTGCTTTGAACCCTCACACAAGTGGAGTACCTTCTCAAGGAGGAGAGGCGTTTTATGCGAACACATTTGCCTTTTGGCAATATGTAGACGTGATGGTGTACTGGGCAGGTTCTTCTGGAGAAGGTATCATCGTGCCCCCGAGTGCTGATGTGATTGATGCTTCCCACCGTAACGGGGTACCGATTTTAGGAAACGTCTTTTTCCCGCCAAAAGTGTATGGCGGAAAAGAAGAGTGGGTCGATCAAATGTTGACACAGCGGGAGGATGGGTCGTTCCCGGCTGCTGACAAGTTGCTAGAAGTAGCCGAATATTATGGGTTTGACGGCTGGTTTATTAATCAGGAGACCGAGGGTGGTGACGAGGAACAAGCTGAGAAGATGCAAGAGTTTCTTATCTACCTTCAGGATCATAAGCCAAAGGACTTTGAGATTATGTGGTATGATTCGATGGTGAAATCAGGCGAAATAGATTGGCAGAACTATTTAACGGATAAGAATACGTATTTTCTGCAAGATGAGGGCCAACGTGTATCCGACAGTATGTTCCTGAATTTCTGGTGGAGGGGTGAAAGTCAAGAACGCTCGTATGAGAAGGCATTGGAAATTCGACGATCACCATACGATTTGTATTCAGGAATTGATGTGGAAGCAAATGGGACAGAGACCTCTGTCAATTGGGACAACCTATTCAAGGAGGACGGTTCTCCTTGGACATCTCTTGGTATTTATCGCCCTGATTGGGCATTTAAATCGTCAAGTGCGATGAACGAGTTTTATCAAAAAGAAGAAGCGTTTTGGACAGGGGATCCTGAAGTGAATTGGCCAGGAATTTCAAGTCATTTTTCTGAAAAGACAACGATTCAGTCCCTTCCATTCACGACGAACTTTAATACGGGAAGTGGAGAATTCTTTGCCGTTGACGGAGAAAAGTTATCTGAACGGGAGTGGAATAACCGAAGTCTCCAAGACATTTTACCGACTTGGCGTTGGAAAGTGGAAGGAGAAGGCGAATTATTGGATCCAACCTTTGACTGGAGTACGTCTTACTACGGTGGAAGCTCATTGAAAGTTCAAGGTACGCGTGATGAGAATAGCAAGACGACTCTGTCTCTTTATGAAACAGATGTTGAGATTACCAAAGACACGGAGTTTTCGATTACGTATAAAGCGGATGAAAAGAAACCAGAGATGGACATACAATTAGACTTTGATCATGATAAGACTTCCTTATTGAAAGTGAAAAAGAAGAGTCGCGGAGATTGGGTCACACAAACGTTTAATCTCACAAAATTTAAGGGGCGTCAGCTTTCATCCGTATCTCTTCACTTCGATAAGGTTAAAAAACCTGAGGATTATGAAATCCATATTGGAGAAATGAAGATTTACAATGATAAGGATGAAAAAGATAAGCCTCAAAAGCCAACAGGGCTTAAGGTCTCTCAACTCGATTTTGTAGATGGTTTATATGCAGATGTCAGGCTATCGTGGAAAAAAGTGGATAAAGTTAAACATTATGAGGTGTACAGAATTCATTCAGATGGTTCAAAAGAATGGGTAGGGTCAACTCCAAATCATGTCCTTGCTTTAAATGATTTAAAAAGAGATGGAAAAGAAGTATCTACTTCTTATGAGGTGGTATCAGTTAGTGAGGAGCTTGTAAGAGGAGAAGGCAGTGTCGTCACAATGGACTGGCCAGCTTATCCAAAGCCGGAAGCAGACTTTACGGTCGATCAAACGGTTATACGCCCGGGGGATAAGATACAATTCTTCAGTGAAGCTTCAGAAGTCACTGAAGAGTGGGAATGGCAGTTCGAGGGCGGTCAGCCGGGGGTTAGTTCAGAGGAAAACCCTGTTGTTCAATATCCAGAGGAGGGGTTATTTTCAGTTACGTTGACTGCTCGGAATACCTCAGGCGAAGATGTCATGACGAAACAAGCTTATATTTTCGTCTCTGAAGACGCGGATGCGATTGAAAATGTTGCTTTGGATAAAGCGACTGAATCAAGTGGTGCCTGTGCTCCAAGTGAAGCAGCAGATAAGGCTGTTGATGGGGTAGTGGAGAATAACAGTAAATGGTGTGCGCTTGGTACGGATCAGTGGATGGTGGTGGATTTAGAGGATACGTATCATTTATCTAAATTCATCGTGAAACATGCTGAAGCAGGAGGAGAATCTCCTGCGTTTAACACGAAATCCTTTGTGATAGAGACAAGTATGGATGGAGAAACGTGGGAAGAGAATGTAAGCGTGGATGATAACCGGGCCTCTGTTACCGAGCATACGATACCCGTGACAGAAGCTCGCTTCGTTCGTTTATCGATCAACGAACCTACTCAAACAGGGGATCAGGCTGCACGTATTTTTGAACTGGAGGTTCATGGATATTAA
- the manA gene encoding mannose-6-phosphate isomerase, class I yields the protein MNQPLFLQPVFQERIWGGTALKDQFNYDIPSDITGECWAISGHPNGQSTVVNGEFAGKTIGELWNEHRELFGNHSSPVFPLLTKILDANADLSVQVHPDDPYAKEHENGELGKTECWYIIDCDEDAEMIFGHTAQTKEEFVSMIEKGEWNDLLRRIPVKPGDFFYVPSGTIHALCKGTLVLETQQSSDTTYRVYDYDRKDGEGNTRELHIDKSIEVTTIPHKAEAVEPVVEKREGVESTKFVEAEYFTVYKWKVDGHASFVQDQPFQLASVLDGNGVLKVQGEEYSLTKGDHFILPEDVETFEIEGQVELIVSHV from the coding sequence ATGAACCAACCACTATTTCTACAACCCGTATTCCAGGAAAGAATCTGGGGAGGTACGGCATTAAAAGACCAATTCAACTACGATATTCCATCTGATATCACTGGAGAATGCTGGGCCATATCCGGTCATCCGAATGGGCAGAGCACAGTAGTCAACGGTGAGTTTGCCGGAAAGACGATAGGTGAGCTTTGGAACGAGCATCGTGAGTTATTTGGGAACCATTCGTCACCGGTGTTTCCATTACTGACGAAAATTTTGGACGCAAACGCAGATCTTTCTGTACAGGTGCACCCGGATGATCCCTATGCTAAAGAACATGAAAACGGTGAACTGGGTAAAACCGAGTGCTGGTACATCATCGATTGTGATGAAGATGCCGAAATGATTTTTGGACATACAGCTCAAACGAAGGAAGAGTTTGTATCGATGATTGAAAAAGGCGAGTGGAATGACCTGCTGCGACGCATCCCGGTTAAGCCTGGTGACTTCTTCTATGTCCCAAGTGGCACCATCCATGCCCTGTGTAAAGGAACATTGGTGTTAGAAACACAGCAAAGTTCGGATACGACGTATCGTGTGTATGATTATGACCGTAAGGATGGGGAAGGGAATACCCGTGAGCTTCATATCGACAAGTCGATTGAAGTGACGACCATTCCACACAAAGCTGAGGCAGTTGAACCGGTTGTGGAAAAACGTGAAGGGGTAGAGTCAACGAAGTTTGTGGAAGCAGAGTATTTCACAGTATACAAATGGAAAGTCGATGGACATGCATCATTTGTGCAAGACCAGCCATTCCAGCTGGCAAGTGTATTAGATGGGAATGGGGTACTGAAGGTCCAGGGAGAAGAGTATTCTCTTACAAAAGGAGATCATTTTATACTACCGGAGGATGTTGAGACATTTGAGATTGAGGGACAGGTTGAGTTGATTGTTTCTCATGTTTGA